The genome window TGCCACCACTAATATCTTGGTTGCCGTATGTTATGTTGTCAATCCACTCCTGCATACGTTCCTCTCCAATATCACGGGCCATCGCTCGATAATACCAAACAACGGAGTGTCTTAGCCCAGACCCGAGTGTATGGTCTTGATTCCATACCTCAATGGCTCTCTCTTTTCCGTCCCAATATTTGATATCATATTCATCTACTACAGCCCCGACCTGTAACCCGATAAGAGAATGAGGGACTTTAAATGTGGATTGGGGGGCAAACGCTTGATTGGCTCGCTCTTCGTTGTAGATATAAGTCGATTCTTTGTTCATATCTCGAAAAACAAAAGTGCCATCCTTTCCTTCAAAAAATTGATCGACCTCCATATGGTTGACATTTAACGGCTTATCTTGGTTACTGGCTGCTTGGGTCGGTTGCTCCTCAAGAACAGTACAACCAGTCAAAAAAAGACCAAGTATAGCAAGTAGGGCCATCCGTTTAATTTTCAATATTCTGTCTCCTCTCATTTCAAGTGATTAAAATCTAATAGATCTTGCAATGCCATAGAACGCGTTCTGGGTAAGGCTCTAGCACTTTTAGTTTCTTCTTCTTTGTATTCTTGCCAACATGTTTAGCTATTCAAATATTACACTTGTAATATTTTCGTGTCAAGGATTTACCTTTTTTCTCTGCTTCAATGAATTGAATGAAGCAAGTTGACTCCGTAATGACTTAGGGTGAAGGCTTAGCCAAATTTGTGCGTGATCGATGGCCTATTTTGTGGGACACAACAAATGTATGGTCGGGACGAAACACACCCCTGTAGGTTGAAAGGCCTATACGGGTGTGTTTTTTTTTGGACTTTAAAATAATCTAATAGTCGATGAATCGTGTCCTACACCAAAAAATTAGAAGTAATCACATTGTCTTATTTACAAAACTAACCATTTGGTATATGATTTAAATCGTAACAATTATTATTTATAATTCTAAATGGGATGTAGTACATGAGAGAGCTATCAGAGAAAAAGAGGAGTGGGGGCGTCATGAAAAAACAAATGATTGTTTACATCACGATTTTGATGGTCGGCATGTTCCTATCTGGTTGTTTAAGTGAAGAGGGGACAACCAACATACAGAGGGAAACGGGAAATCAGTCATCTGGTGACCATAAATCTTTAACAGTATTATTCAGTTTCGCTTCAAGTTCATTGGATCCACATCAAGATTGGATGCCAGTGCCGGCAGGAATGGCTGAAACATTAGTTAAGGTTGATGAGAATTTGGAGATACAGCCATGGTTAGCGGAATCATGGGAACAAATCGACGAGAGGACCTGGGTTTTTAACATCCGAGAGGGTGTGAAGTTTCATGATGGCACGAGCGTGGATGCGGAAGCAGTGAAAGCCTCTTTTGAACGAGCAATGGAGGTCAATAGGGCCGTCGCATCCACATTGAAGATAGAGGACATGGAAGCCACAGGGCAAGCGCTCACGTTTATCACATCAGAGCCTTATCCTGCTTTGCTCACTGAATTGGTACATACGAACACGGCGGTGATAAAGGTTGATGCAGAGGACATCGGGACACAGCCGATCGCCACAGGGCCGTTTAAAGTCACTGACTTCACGCCTCAAGTGGAGATTCAGTTAGAACGCTTTGAGGATTACTGGGACGGCATGCCTAATCTCAATGAGGTAACAGTCACCTTTAACTCAGATAGTAACGTGCGCTCCCTTGCCCTGCAGTCAGGGGAAGCAGATATTGCTTTTCATCTATCGCCAGAAGCATTGGAGCCGGTAGAGCTGAGCGAGGATTTACGAATAGAGTCTATAACCAGTTTACGGGCTCACTTCCTCCTTTATAATATGCAGCATCCGGCATTACAAGATCACAACGTGCGTAAAGCATTGGATCTGATCGTGAACAGGCCCGTGATGGTGCGCGAAAT of Caldalkalibacillus salinus contains these proteins:
- the blaOXA gene encoding class D beta-lactamase; this translates as MALLAILGLFLTGCTVLEEQPTQAASNQDKPLNVNHMEVDQFFEGKDGTFVFRDMNKESTYIYNEERANQAFAPQSTFKVPHSLIGLQVGAVVDEYDIKYWDGKERAIEVWNQDHTLGSGLRHSVVWYYRAMARDIGEERMQEWIDNITYGNQDISGGIDQFWLSSSLQITPIEQARFMEALYHEDLPFDQDVMKTVKRMMIQMEGDGDDYILYAKTGQGSGIGWYVGFIKTENQAYAFATNMASTSADAKKTTIDILKAYHLITD
- the nikA gene encoding nickel ABC transporter substrate-binding protein, which translates into the protein MKKQMIVYITILMVGMFLSGCLSEEGTTNIQRETGNQSSGDHKSLTVLFSFASSSLDPHQDWMPVPAGMAETLVKVDENLEIQPWLAESWEQIDERTWVFNIREGVKFHDGTSVDAEAVKASFERAMEVNRAVASTLKIEDMEATGQALTFITSEPYPALLTELVHTNTAVIKVDAEDIGTQPIATGPFKVTDFTPQVEIQLERFEDYWDGMPNLNEVTVTFNSDSNVRSLALQSGEADIAFHLSPEALEPVELSEDLRIESITSLRAHFLLYNMQHPALQDHNVRKALDLIVNRPVMVREIMNGHGTQANGPYNPDLPFATEQAGDTYDPSLAEALLIDAGYDKNEAGFMQKDGEPLSFTLATYQGRPELPVIAQYLQSEAAAIGVDMNVVTVENIESYLWEQQDEWDIVTYSNMTAPRGDGGYFLNVAYGPDGSLNPGHIHIPELNDIRQQLNATADREERVALQQAATAIIQDEILHSFMLYPHIIVGVHERVTNWRPGAVEYYIIDHKMDVAW